The Methanothrix sp. genome has a segment encoding these proteins:
- a CDS encoding tetratricopeptide repeat protein has translation MEYKKDIAITQLALGKYEDALQSFKKLIEISDKNADYWHGYSFALYKLGRLNESLVNFNITIQLHQSDATIWKDRGDVLFELSRHTEALSSYEKALQLDPSYAEAWYGKSNALSALGRYNEALDGYERCLRIDPTSAAAWNNKGATLSRMNRHEEAIACYDQAIKIAPDYATAWANKAESLVSVGRYEEALNASNRSLQINPNSAFAWAMNGRALASLGRYLDAIHSYNKSLSLDPSNSDTWLSIGRVYEKLGRKEDALNEYRKASELNPHSVEALVLTGNVMVDLGNSRDAIERFEKAVSMDPTSIAAWKGKARAHSSLQDYRNALQCYEHAINLSSADVAAWIGRGDSLSMLGELEAALQSYDTALSIDPSNAAALRGKAMTLNALGRYGESLEIYNRLVVSGSADSGVWKGMGDAQLGLGRYRDALESYNRSIETNVHDASVWNGKGVALAELGAYSDALECYNKSLSIDQSNADVWCNKGMVLLSLERYDEAIACYNESLRINNSNIKALNGKCNALMMLNRYEEALECISDVVQLNPRDPVAWRTRGVILERLGRNEEANSAYSRARSLGYAV, from the coding sequence TTGGAATATAAAAAAGACATTGCCATAACACAGCTCGCATTAGGAAAATACGAGGATGCTCTTCAATCTTTTAAAAAATTAATAGAGATCTCCGATAAGAATGCAGATTACTGGCATGGGTATTCATTTGCCCTCTACAAGCTCGGACGGCTGAATGAATCCCTTGTTAACTTCAACATCACCATACAGCTCCACCAGTCTGACGCCACCATCTGGAAGGACCGGGGAGATGTTCTCTTCGAGCTGTCGAGACACACCGAAGCGCTCAGCAGCTATGAAAAAGCGCTCCAGCTCGACCCATCGTATGCGGAGGCCTGGTACGGTAAGTCCAATGCATTATCGGCTCTCGGACGGTATAACGAGGCGCTGGATGGTTACGAGAGATGTCTGCGCATCGACCCCACCAGTGCAGCTGCGTGGAACAATAAGGGTGCGACGCTATCAAGGATGAACAGGCATGAAGAGGCTATAGCATGCTACGATCAGGCCATAAAGATCGCACCGGACTATGCAACAGCATGGGCGAATAAGGCCGAGTCGCTCGTCTCTGTGGGAAGGTATGAAGAAGCGCTCAATGCGAGCAACAGATCCCTGCAGATCAATCCCAACAGCGCCTTTGCATGGGCGATGAACGGCAGGGCACTGGCCTCTCTCGGCAGATACCTCGATGCAATTCACAGCTACAATAAATCGCTCTCTCTGGATCCATCCAATTCAGACACGTGGCTGTCCATCGGGAGGGTGTACGAGAAGCTCGGCAGGAAAGAGGACGCGCTTAACGAATACAGGAAAGCTTCAGAACTGAATCCGCACAGCGTCGAGGCACTTGTGCTCACCGGAAACGTCATGGTGGATCTCGGAAACAGCCGCGATGCCATCGAGCGCTTCGAAAAAGCAGTTTCCATGGATCCCACAAGCATCGCTGCATGGAAGGGAAAGGCCAGAGCGCACAGCAGCCTGCAGGATTACAGAAATGCGCTCCAGTGCTATGAGCATGCGATAAACCTCTCATCAGCAGATGTTGCTGCATGGATCGGCAGGGGAGACTCGCTCTCAATGCTGGGCGAGCTCGAAGCCGCGCTGCAGAGCTATGATACGGCTCTGTCTATTGACCCATCAAATGCGGCTGCACTGCGGGGAAAGGCGATGACCCTGAACGCTCTCGGCCGGTACGGAGAGTCGCTGGAGATATACAATCGACTGGTCGTGTCAGGAAGTGCGGATTCAGGCGTCTGGAAGGGCATGGGGGATGCACAGCTCGGTCTGGGGAGGTACAGGGATGCTCTTGAAAGCTACAACAGATCCATAGAGACGAATGTACATGATGCGTCCGTCTGGAACGGAAAAGGTGTTGCTCTGGCTGAGCTGGGTGCGTACAGCGATGCGCTGGAGTGCTATAACAAGTCGCTCAGCATCGATCAATCGAACGCAGATGTCTGGTGCAACAAGGGAATGGTTCTGCTCTCCCTCGAGAGGTATGATGAGGCAATCGCGTGCTACAACGAGTCCCTGAGAATTAACAACTCAAACATAAAAGCGCTGAACGGAAAATGCAACGCTCTCATGATGCTGAACAGATACGAGGAGGCTCTGGAGTGCATATCCGATGTTGTTCAGCTGAACCCGCGCGATCCTGTTGCCTGGAGAACCAGGGGAGTTATCCTGGAGAGGCTTGGCAGGAACGAAGAGGCGAATTCAGCGTATTCGAGGGCTCGATCCCTCGGATATGCTGTTTGA
- a CDS encoding tetratricopeptide repeat protein, whose protein sequence is MKNAITLCAVTSVLMLCYISCSLGEYTADYWFENAKEYYNKGSYDISLLAVNKSLDIDPSNINAWMLKGDAFYASGMYKSALDAYSKAVDLDASSTVALNARGTTLLMLGKYRDALDNFNKTISVDPLNAEAWLGRGEAFYRMGSYNLALDSYNKSLDLLPSFGKAWAAKARVLSKLGRHKDALNASEKAISYDPGNSEPYLLRGIALNNLGRYEEALESINQSLEKDPTLAEAWLNRGLALYRLGRYEDAVASYTQSIDRNASNPSAWAGKGDSLSKLGLYEEALHCYNMSIDLDSKNAEVWKNKGIVLLETGKYEEAITASTKAKELNPFDSDAWRTVGHAQYQLGKYSDALKSLEKALEINPLDSDAWYLKGLCHYRLRNYDLALDSLDKSTKIAPESETSWLNKGMVLIAMNRSEDAIKCFDKVINLNPWSSAGWYGKGLAFNSTGMYEEALRCYNKAIELNPSDSLAWHEKGVVLEILGSTEEAQKALSKAEELGYGNSTRREAV, encoded by the coding sequence TTGAAGAATGCCATCACGCTATGTGCTGTCACTTCGGTGTTGATGCTCTGTTACATTTCGTGCTCCTTGGGGGAGTACACTGCCGATTACTGGTTTGAGAATGCAAAAGAATATTATAATAAAGGGTCTTATGACATCTCCCTTCTAGCTGTAAACAAATCACTCGATATTGATCCATCAAACATAAATGCATGGATGCTGAAGGGAGATGCTTTTTATGCATCTGGTATGTATAAAAGTGCACTGGATGCATACTCGAAAGCTGTTGATCTCGATGCATCCAGTACGGTTGCACTGAACGCCAGAGGAACAACCCTGTTGATGCTTGGTAAGTACAGAGATGCCCTGGATAACTTCAACAAGACCATTTCTGTGGATCCGCTGAATGCGGAGGCATGGTTGGGTCGTGGCGAGGCGTTCTACAGAATGGGCTCATACAATCTTGCGCTTGACAGCTATAACAAATCACTTGATCTTTTGCCATCCTTCGGCAAAGCTTGGGCTGCAAAAGCCAGAGTTCTGAGCAAACTTGGAAGACATAAAGATGCGCTTAATGCCAGTGAAAAGGCGATTTCATACGATCCCGGTAACTCGGAACCTTATCTGCTCAGGGGAATCGCGCTCAACAATCTGGGCAGGTATGAGGAGGCGCTGGAAAGCATAAATCAGTCCCTGGAAAAAGATCCGACACTCGCAGAAGCCTGGCTCAACAGAGGTCTTGCTCTCTACAGGCTGGGTCGATATGAAGATGCAGTTGCGAGCTACACTCAGAGCATAGATCGCAATGCATCAAACCCATCCGCATGGGCAGGAAAAGGAGATTCCCTGTCGAAACTGGGACTGTACGAAGAGGCCCTGCATTGCTACAACATGTCCATCGATCTTGACAGTAAAAATGCGGAGGTCTGGAAAAATAAAGGAATTGTCCTTCTGGAGACCGGAAAATATGAGGAGGCCATAACCGCATCCACAAAAGCAAAGGAGCTCAACCCGTTCGACTCTGATGCGTGGAGAACTGTGGGGCATGCGCAGTATCAGCTGGGGAAGTACAGTGATGCGCTAAAGAGTCTCGAGAAGGCCCTGGAGATCAACCCACTGGATTCCGATGCCTGGTATTTAAAAGGACTGTGCCACTACAGATTGAGAAATTACGATCTTGCCCTGGATTCGCTTGACAAATCAACAAAGATAGCTCCAGAAAGCGAGACCTCCTGGCTGAACAAGGGCATGGTCCTGATTGCGATGAACAGATCAGAGGACGCCATCAAATGCTTCGATAAGGTCATAAATCTGAACCCGTGGAGCTCTGCTGGCTGGTATGGCAAGGGTCTTGCATTCAACAGCACAGGGATGTACGAGGAGGCATTGAGATGCTACAACAAGGCCATCGAGCTGAATCCGTCCGACTCCCTGGCGTGGCATGAAAAGGGTGTTGTTCTCGAGATACTCGGGAGCACCGAAGAGGCACAGAAAGCACTATCAAAAGCTGAAGAACTGGGGTACGGCAACTCTACAAGGAGGGAGGCAGTATGA